The following coding sequences lie in one Arachis hypogaea cultivar Tifrunner chromosome 9, arahy.Tifrunner.gnm2.J5K5, whole genome shotgun sequence genomic window:
- the LOC112711097 gene encoding notchless protein homolog isoform X1, which yields METETGEKRDTTTINNVMCLLMHPDGAPLGAPMYLPQNAGPQQLQLIVNKILDNEEKLPYAFYISDEELLVPLEAYLHKNKVSVEKALPIVCQPQAIFRIRPVNRCSATISGHAEAVLTVAFSPDGRHLASGSGDTTVRLWDLNTQTPLYTCTGHKNWVLCIAWSPDGKYLVSGSKSGELQCWDPETGKLSGNPLSGHKKWITGISWEPVHLSAPCRRFVSASKDGDARIWDVTLRKCVICLTGHTLAITCVKWGGDGMIYTGSQDCTIKVWETTQGKLIRELKGHGHWVNSLALSTEYVLRTGAFDHTGKQYSSPEEMKKVALERYNKMRGNAPERLVSGSDDFTMFLWEPFVSKHPKTRMTGHQQLVNHVYFSPDGQWVASASFDKSVKLWNGTTGKFIAAFRGHVGPVYQISWSADSRLLLSGSKDSTLKVWDIRTRKLKQDLPGHSDEFYLFAGKVFSVDWSPDGEKVASGGKDKVLKLWMG from the exons ATGGAGACAGAGACAGGAGAGAAGAGGGACACCACAACAATCAACAACGTCATGTGCCTCTTGATGCACCCAGATGGAGCTCCCCTTGGTGCTCCCATGTACCTTCCTCAGAATGCTGGTCCACAACAACTTCAACTCATTGTCAATAAGATTCTGGACAAC GAGGAGAAATTACCATATGCTTTCTATATTTCTGATGAAGAGCTCCTTGTGCCACTTGAAGCCTACTTGCACAAAAACAAAG TTTCGGTGGAGAAGGCATTGCCTATAGTTTGTCAGCCTCAAGCTATTTTCAGGATTCGCCCTGTTAATCGTTGTTCCGCCACTATTTCTG GTCATGCAGAAGCTGTACTTACAGTTGCTTTCAGTCCTGATGGGAGGCACCTAGCAAGTGGTTCTGGCGACACAACTGTTCGTCTTTGGGACCTTAACACGCAGACACCATTGTACACATGCACAG GGCACAAGAATTGGGTCCTTTGTATTGCGTGGTCACCAGATGGCAAGTATCTTGTGAGTGGGAGCAAGTCTGGAGAACTTCAATGTTGGGATCCAGAAACTGGGAAGTTGTCTGGCAATCCATTATCT GGCCACAAGAAATGGATTACTGGGATCTCTTGGGAACCCGTCCATCTTAGTGCTCCTTGTCGTCGTTTTGTAAGTGCCAGCAAAGATGGGGATGCTCGTATATGGGATGTCACATTGAGGAAATGTGTTATATGTCTCACTGGCCACACACTCGCCATAACATGTGTAAAATGGGGTGGAGATGGCATGATTTATACAgg ttCCCAAGACTGTACAATCAAAGTTTGGGAAACTACACAAGGGAAGCTAATTCGTGAATTGAAG GGACATGGGCATTGGGTTAATTCGTTAGCATTGAGCACTGAGTATGTTCTTCGTACTGGAGCTTTTGATCATACTGGGAAACAATATTCATCTCCAGAGGAAATGAAGAAG GTTGCTCTTGAAAGGTATAATAAGATGAGAGGCAATGCCCCTGAAAGGTTGGTTTCTGGATCTGATGATTTTACCATGTTCCTTTGGGAACCATTTGTCAGCAAGCACCCAAAAACTCGTATGACAGGTCATCAGCAG CTTGTGAACCATGTATATTTTTCACCTGATGGGCAATGGGTGGCAAGTGCATCTTTTGATAAATCCGTGAAGTTATGGAATGGCACAACAGGGAAATTTATAGCAGCTTTCCGTGGTCATGTTGGGCCTGTTTACCAGATCAG CTGGTCTGCGGATAGCAGACTACTTTTAAGTGGCAGCAAAGATTCTACGTTGAAG GTTTGGGATATTCGGACTCGGAAGTTGAAGCAGGATCTTCCTGGCCATTCTGATGAA TTCTATCTTTTTGCTGGAAAGGTGTTTTCTGTTGATTGGAGTCCAGATGGAGAGAAAGTAGCCTCTGGTGGCAAGGATAAAGTGTTGAAGTTGTGGATGGGCTAA
- the LOC112711097 gene encoding notchless protein homolog isoform X2 has protein sequence METETGEKRDTTTINNVMCLLMHPDGAPLGAPMYLPQNAGPQQLQLIVNKILDNEEKLPYAFYISDEELLVPLEAYLHKNKVSVEKALPIVCQPQAIFRIRPVNRCSATISGHAEAVLTVAFSPDGRHLASGSGDTTVRLWDLNTQTPLYTCTGHKNWVLCIAWSPDGKYLVSGSKSGELQCWDPETGKLSGNPLSGHKKWITGISWEPVHLSAPCRRFVSASKDGDARIWDVTLRKCVICLTGHTLAITCVKWGGDGMIYTGSQDCTIKVWETTQGKLIRELKGHGHWVNSLALSTEYVLRTGAFDHTGKQYSSPEEMKKVALERYNKMRGNAPERLVSGSDDFTMFLWEPFVSKHPKTRMTGHQQLVNHVYFSPDGQWVASASFDKSVKLWNGTTGKFIAAFRGHVGPVYQISWSADSRLLLSGSKDSTLKVWDIRTRKLKQDLPGHSDEVFSVDWSPDGEKVASGGKDKVLKLWMG, from the exons ATGGAGACAGAGACAGGAGAGAAGAGGGACACCACAACAATCAACAACGTCATGTGCCTCTTGATGCACCCAGATGGAGCTCCCCTTGGTGCTCCCATGTACCTTCCTCAGAATGCTGGTCCACAACAACTTCAACTCATTGTCAATAAGATTCTGGACAAC GAGGAGAAATTACCATATGCTTTCTATATTTCTGATGAAGAGCTCCTTGTGCCACTTGAAGCCTACTTGCACAAAAACAAAG TTTCGGTGGAGAAGGCATTGCCTATAGTTTGTCAGCCTCAAGCTATTTTCAGGATTCGCCCTGTTAATCGTTGTTCCGCCACTATTTCTG GTCATGCAGAAGCTGTACTTACAGTTGCTTTCAGTCCTGATGGGAGGCACCTAGCAAGTGGTTCTGGCGACACAACTGTTCGTCTTTGGGACCTTAACACGCAGACACCATTGTACACATGCACAG GGCACAAGAATTGGGTCCTTTGTATTGCGTGGTCACCAGATGGCAAGTATCTTGTGAGTGGGAGCAAGTCTGGAGAACTTCAATGTTGGGATCCAGAAACTGGGAAGTTGTCTGGCAATCCATTATCT GGCCACAAGAAATGGATTACTGGGATCTCTTGGGAACCCGTCCATCTTAGTGCTCCTTGTCGTCGTTTTGTAAGTGCCAGCAAAGATGGGGATGCTCGTATATGGGATGTCACATTGAGGAAATGTGTTATATGTCTCACTGGCCACACACTCGCCATAACATGTGTAAAATGGGGTGGAGATGGCATGATTTATACAgg ttCCCAAGACTGTACAATCAAAGTTTGGGAAACTACACAAGGGAAGCTAATTCGTGAATTGAAG GGACATGGGCATTGGGTTAATTCGTTAGCATTGAGCACTGAGTATGTTCTTCGTACTGGAGCTTTTGATCATACTGGGAAACAATATTCATCTCCAGAGGAAATGAAGAAG GTTGCTCTTGAAAGGTATAATAAGATGAGAGGCAATGCCCCTGAAAGGTTGGTTTCTGGATCTGATGATTTTACCATGTTCCTTTGGGAACCATTTGTCAGCAAGCACCCAAAAACTCGTATGACAGGTCATCAGCAG CTTGTGAACCATGTATATTTTTCACCTGATGGGCAATGGGTGGCAAGTGCATCTTTTGATAAATCCGTGAAGTTATGGAATGGCACAACAGGGAAATTTATAGCAGCTTTCCGTGGTCATGTTGGGCCTGTTTACCAGATCAG CTGGTCTGCGGATAGCAGACTACTTTTAAGTGGCAGCAAAGATTCTACGTTGAAG GTTTGGGATATTCGGACTCGGAAGTTGAAGCAGGATCTTCCTGGCCATTCTGATGAA GTGTTTTCTGTTGATTGGAGTCCAGATGGAGAGAAAGTAGCCTCTGGTGGCAAGGATAAAGTGTTGAAGTTGTGGATGGGCTAA